Proteins found in one Miscanthus floridulus cultivar M001 chromosome 4, ASM1932011v1, whole genome shotgun sequence genomic segment:
- the LOC136549266 gene encoding serine/threonine-protein phosphatase 7 long form homolog, which yields MDRFPLLDPRFDEHHRARRIENGEVLNVLRPMTHEASTTMVYDERYTPLLKVANLATVARVCRRGTPPFNPAALTAVDRSVAFGDTHLSPTMRGDDGHSRGRCHDSWSQIRGFPVIGDTESEGWQQRVEHFLGRPLAAVEAGKKWHSSGVSLRWLRQQFRECPPNVDAETVTYYCRAYVLHMLGTVLFPDGTGDTASWMYIPCLLNWEDAGNRSWGSAILAFLYRQLCEACRRPGGSHATMSGCITLLQIWMWERLPVGRPHQLDPPQPWFPQGDAVVAPTMAHLYERAHGTYHVSRHAYISFTNELDTLLPQHVQWSPYRRRQVTDLNLSALCMADEDVWTMRTPLICFYAVEYHLPHRVAWQFGRLQPSPPDDFSTGWQLHKFNRQKNKKITNWQLEHHRYIDEWMLMEQNNMGIHAVHRDKAFHDYLVWFGQRTRLQLRPAWTEQDIADIVSEDEGNNPYDQATREGRQVEIAPALARASMEIMRTVADQGRALMIPVGDPDEASML from the exons atggatcggttcccccttcttgatccaaggttcgatgagcaccaccgggctcggaggatcgagaacggagag gttttgaatgtgctgaggccaatgacacatgaggcctctacgaccatggtctacgacgagaggtacacgcccctcctgaaggtggcgaaccttgctaccgttgctcgtgtttgtcgtcgaggcacgccacctttcaacccagcggcgctgacggctgttgatagatcggtggcgtTCGGAGACACACACCTTTCACCTACCATGcggggagatgacggtcactctcgaGGACGTTGCCATGATTCTTGGAGTCAAATCCGAGGATTCCCAGTGATAGGAGACACGGAGTctgaaggatggcagcagcgggttgagcacttcttgggacggcccctagcggcagttgaggctggcaagaaatggcacagcagtggggtgtccctgaggtggcttcgtcagcagtttcgggagtgcccacccaacgtagACGCCGAGACCGTGACATACTACTGTCGGGCCTATGTCCTCCACATGTTAGGTacggttctcttccctgacggcactggagacacggcgtcctggatgtacattccgtgccttttgaactgggaggatgccggcaataggagttggggctcggctatacttgccttcctgtacCGTCAGCTTTGCGAGGCTTGCCGCCGTCCTGGAGGCTCGCACGCTACAATGTCAGGCTGCATCACACTGttgcag atttggatgtgggagaggcttccagttgggagaccgcatcagcttgatcccccacaaccttggtttcctcaaggagacgcAGTTGTCGCCCCTACCATGGCACACCTCTACGAGCGAGCCCATGGAACATACCACGTCTCACGCCACgcgtacatcagcttcaccaacgagctggacacccttttgccacagcat GTTCAATGGAGCCCATATCGGCGGAGGCAAGTAACGGATCTCAACTTGAGCGCCTTGTGCATGGCAGACGAGGACGTCTGGACGATGAGgaccccccttatttgtttctatgcagttgagtaccatctccctcaccgtgtagcatggcagtttggtaggctgcagccttctccgcccgatgatttctccaccggttggcagctccacaa gttcaacagacaaaaaaataagaagatcaccaactggcaGCTAGAGCACCAtcgctacattgatgagtggatgttgatggagcaaaacaacatgggcatccacgctgtccatcgtgacaaggcattccatgattaccttgtttggtttggtcaacgaacaaggcttcaattgaggcccgcttggacggagcaagacattgctgacattgtgagcgaggatgagggcaacaacccatatgaccaagctacccgagaaggcaggcaagttgagatcgcccctgcgttagccagagct agcatggagataatgaggacagtggccgaccaaggaagggcattgatgattcctgtgggcgatcctgatgaggcctccatgttaTGA